A window from Candidatus Hydrogenedentota bacterium encodes these proteins:
- a CDS encoding Nramp family divalent metal transporter, with product MPSLPEAFSTIRVSETASFWRKLLAFTGPGLMVAVGYMDPGNWATDLAGGAKFGYTLLSVVLVSNFMAILLQHLALKLGVVSGRDLAQACRDHYSPAVSFILWILCEIAVAACDLAEVIGSAIALNLLVGMPLVLGVLLTAGDVLLVLIMQSRGFRYVETLVAGLIFVIGGCFAFEMLFSKPPVGAMLAGLVPSPQIITHPGMLYIAIGILGATVMPHNLYLHSSIVQTRAFERTDTGRSMAIKFATIDSTVALLIAFFINASILVLSAAAFHGTGHQDVADIGDAYALLSGTLGVSIASVLFGVALLAAGQNSTLTGTMAGQIVMEGFLALRLRPWVRRLLTRLVAIVPAVTVAALYGEHGIAELLVLSQVILSLQLSFAVVPLVQFTSDRAKMGQFVNPRWLVVLAWFITAIIVSLNVYLLYETFAEWL from the coding sequence ATGCCCTCGCTGCCCGAGGCATTCTCAACCATACGCGTATCCGAAACCGCCTCGTTCTGGCGCAAACTCCTGGCATTCACCGGTCCCGGTCTCATGGTCGCCGTGGGATACATGGACCCCGGAAACTGGGCCACGGACCTTGCCGGCGGCGCAAAATTCGGCTACACGCTCCTGTCCGTCGTCCTCGTTTCCAACTTCATGGCCATCCTGCTCCAACACCTGGCCCTGAAACTCGGCGTCGTCTCAGGACGCGACCTCGCTCAAGCCTGCCGCGACCACTATTCGCCCGCCGTTAGTTTCATCCTCTGGATTCTCTGCGAAATCGCCGTTGCCGCATGCGACCTCGCGGAAGTTATCGGTTCGGCCATCGCGCTTAACCTTCTCGTCGGCATGCCACTCGTTCTCGGCGTCCTGCTCACCGCCGGCGACGTGCTGCTCGTCCTTATCATGCAATCCCGCGGCTTCCGTTACGTCGAGACCCTTGTCGCCGGCCTCATCTTCGTCATCGGCGGATGCTTCGCCTTCGAAATGCTCTTCTCCAAGCCCCCCGTCGGAGCCATGCTCGCGGGACTTGTTCCCTCGCCCCAAATCATCACGCACCCCGGAATGCTCTACATCGCTATCGGCATCCTCGGCGCGACTGTCATGCCCCACAACCTCTACCTGCACTCCAGCATCGTGCAAACCCGCGCCTTCGAACGCACCGATACCGGAAGATCCATGGCTATCAAATTCGCGACCATCGACTCCACCGTCGCGCTCCTGATCGCTTTCTTCATCAACGCATCCATACTCGTGCTGAGCGCCGCCGCCTTCCACGGTACCGGCCACCAAGACGTCGCAGACATCGGCGACGCCTACGCGCTCCTCTCCGGCACGCTCGGCGTATCCATCGCCAGCGTCCTGTTTGGCGTCGCCCTTCTCGCCGCCGGCCAAAACTCCACCCTCACCGGCACCATGGCCGGACAGATCGTCATGGAAGGTTTCCTCGCGCTGCGCTTGCGCCCCTGGGTACGCCGACTGCTCACAAGACTGGTCGCCATTGTCCCTGCCGTGACCGTCGCCGCACTCTACGGTGAACACGGCATCGCGGAATTACTCGTACTCAGCCAAGTTATCCTCTCGCTCCAGCTCAGCTTCGCCGTCGTACCCCTCGTTCAATTCACCAGTGACCGCGCAAAGATGGGGCAATTCGTCAATCCCCGATGGCTCGTTGTGCTTGCCTGGTTCATCACGGCGATTATCGTCAGCCTGAATGTATACCTGCTGTACGAGACCTTTGCGGAATGGCTATGA
- a CDS encoding universal stress protein, which translates to MYRHILIPLENSPTDEAILQHIRGLARLTNAKLTLIHVADGFMARNQRYLDESPEMRDDCNYLAKRSQELAAEGFEVDAILKCGEPAKFILEVADELQCDLIAMATHGHRFLSDLILGSVVSGVRHRAKVPVLLIRAGA; encoded by the coding sequence ATGTACCGCCACATTCTGATACCACTCGAAAACTCGCCCACCGACGAAGCCATTCTCCAACACATCCGCGGCCTCGCACGCCTTACAAACGCCAAGCTCACGCTCATTCATGTCGCCGACGGATTCATGGCCCGCAACCAACGCTACCTCGACGAGTCCCCCGAAATGCGCGACGACTGCAACTACCTCGCCAAACGCAGCCAGGAACTCGCCGCCGAAGGCTTCGAAGTCGACGCCATCCTCAAATGCGGCGAACCCGCAAAATTCATCCTCGAAGTTGCCGACGAACTCCAATGCGACCTCATCGCCATGGCCACCCACGGCCACCGCTTCCTTAGCGACCTCATCCTCGGCAGCGTCGTCTCCGGCGTCCGCCACCGCGCAAAGGTTCCCGTCCTCCTTATCCGTGCCGGCGCATAG